The Halorussus gelatinilyticus genome contains the following window.
TCCGACTCCAGCGCGGTCCGCCCGAGGTCGGCGTCGCCGGTCGGGACGCGACGCCACGCGAACAGGTCCAATCCCTCGTCCGCGAGGACCGACTCGGAGAGCGACTGGAGGCGTTCGCGGGCGGTGTCGTCCTTCGGGAAGAACAGCGACCCGACCGCGTACGCGTCGGGGTCGGGCAGTTCGGCGTCGAGTTCGTCGGCGAAGAAGTCGTGGGGTTTCCGGAGGAGGACGCCCGCGCCGTCGCCCGTGTTCTCCTCCGCGCCGGTCGTGCCCCGGTGTTCGAGGTTCTCCAAGAGGTCGAGACCGTCGGCGAGTACGTCGTTGCCGCCTTCGCCCGCGAGGTCCATCACGACGCCGACGCCGCAGTTCGCGCGGTACTCCTCGGGGTCCGCGAGACGCGCGTCGTCGTCACCCGACCGCGGTCGCCGTCGGGACTCGGAAAGTGGGTACTCGGTCATGAATAAACCAAGCGCGAACCCCTACAAGAGGCTACTCCTGAATGACTAAGGACGTTTTAATACCAAATAAGGTGGTTAATATTCTTTGGACGCGCCGAACCACGGGTGAGGCGCGAGAGTATCTCGCAGAGCGACCGCCAGCGACCGGGGGCGTTCCACAACGCGGTCCCCGAGTCCGGTTCTCGCGTCCGAGTTCCGGAGTTCCCGTCGAGACCTCCGAAACCGAAACCCCCTCCCGAAATGGAATCACCCTCCCGTCACCGAATCGCCGCCAGTCGTCTATCCATCTCGGCCCGCACCTCCGCGGCCAACTCCTCGGTCGGGTCGTCGGCGCGGTGTTCCCACTTCTCGAAGAACCCCGAGGCTCCGAGGAAGGTCACGGCGTCGTAGACTGGTCGCCGAGCCTCGAACCCCTCGGGGAGCGACCCCGCCGTCTCGCGGTAGCCCGCGTGGAACGCCGAGACCAGCCGCTCCGGTCCGACGGACCGGAGCGGCCCGAACTGCAAGCGACAGGTCCGACGAAGCTCTCTGGCCGGGTCGCCGACGTGCGAAATCTCCCAGTCGAGGAGGCCGACGCGCTCGTCGCCGGTATCGAGTTCTGCGTGGACGCAGTTCGGGTGCGCGGGGTCGCCGTGGACCAGCGCGGCGGGCGCGCCGTCCAGCAGGTCGCGGTTCGCTTCCACCGCGGCGACGACCTCCTCGAAGTGGTGGTCGAACCGACCGTCGCCCGCGATGTCGGCCATTCGCTCGATTCGCTCCACGAGGACGTCGGTCCACGGACCGGTTTCGAGTTCGAGTCCGTCGGCGTCTCCGCCGACGACGTGACCGTGGCTCTCGAATCGGAGTTCGTGGAGGCGGGCCAGCGACCGGCCTATTTGCCGGGCGAGGCGGGCGTGGCGTTCCTCGTCGGCCTCCTCGTCGTACCACAGTTCCAAGCGGCGCTGGCCGTCCATCGCGGCGGTGGCGAGGTAGGGGACCTCGCCCGCCGTCTCGCTCGCCAAGACGGTCGGCACCGGCACCGACGAGCGAGTTCCCACGTACTCCATCACCGCCCGCTCGCGGGCGATTCGGGAGGCGTCGCCGTCCGCGGCGATTTTGAGATAAATTCGCTCGCGGTCGGCATCGTCGTCCGCGAACGCGACGGCGACGGTCTCGTTATTGTCGTTCCACGACGGCTCCGCGGCCTCGACGCTCTCGACCTCGCGGTCTGGAAACGCAGCGTCGAGAACCGACCGAATCCGTTCGTCCATGGCGAGCGGTCGCGGGCGTCCGAAAAGGAAGTTGCGGTAGTGTGGGACGGCTCGTCGGGGTCGGCCCAACGCTACCACTCGGTCAGCGCTTGTGCGCCGTAGTTGTGCGAGAGGACCCCGAGGAAGGTGAAGACGCCCGAGAAGGCGGCGGCTCCGCCGACGAAGAACACCCAGTCCATGTTCGCGGTCATCAGGGCACCGCCGAGCATCGGCGCGAGGACGCTGCCGGGTCTCCAGACCAGTTCCCGGATGCCGAAACTCGACGCGACGCTCCCGTCGTCGGTGCCCTCGTCGGCGAACAGCGCCATGCTCGCGGGTTCCCGGACGCTGTCGGCGACGCCCAGCAGGGCGTTGCAGGCCAGAAGCGGGAGGAAAGCGGCCGAGAGGTTCCCGAAGACGGGGAACGTGGCGGGAAGCCCGAGCGCGGTCCCGATTTCGGGCGTGAAGGGGACGACCAGCGCGACCAGTCCGTAGAGACCGCCGCCGACGAAGACGAACAGCGAGCGGCCGACGCGGTCCGAGAGGCGGCCGGTGAACGGTTGGAGGAGCATGTTCGTTACCTTCTCGGCCGCGAGGACGAAGCCGACCGCGAACGGCGCGTAGGCCAGTCCGCCCTTCGCCGCGGTGACGCCCGCGAAGATGGGCACCCACGTCCGGACGAGCGTGACCGCGACGGCGTACTGGGCGCGAAAGCTCGTCAGCGTGAGCAGGCGGCGGTTGAAGGCGAGTCCCGCGAAGGGGTTACCCCGGACCCGCGTCTCGTCCTCGTCCAGCAGGTACCAGACGCCGACCATCGCGGGCACGAGGAGCGCGACCAGCAGTGCGTACACCACGTCGAAACCGTCCACCCCGAGCCGTTCGCCCCACTCGTACAGGCCGCCCGCGGCGAGTCCGCCGAGGATGCCCGCGGCGAGTCGCCACGCGTTCGCTTTCCCGATGTGGTTGGCGCGTCCGTCGGGCGGCGAGAGTTCGCCGACGAGCGCCAGCGACATCAGACCCGACCCGGTGACGGCGACGCCTTGTAGCCCGCGGACGAGGATGAACTGCCACGACCCGGCGGCGGGCGTCGAGACGAGCGCGAACGCCACGTAGCTCACGACGCTCAGCCCGAGGACCGAGACGAGGACGAGGCGCTTGTCGCCCCGGTCGCCCGCCCACGCCAGCGGAATCGTGGCGAGCGTCTGGGCACCCGTGAACGCCGTCGTGAACAGGCCGACGACGAGCCCGGACGCCCCGAACAGCGTGATGTACTTCGGCAGGAGCGTCAGGAGCGTGACGAACCCGAACCCGGACGCGAACCGCGTCAGATAGAGCGCGTAGAACTGGAGTCTCTCGTCGTTCACACCGGAGACGTTCGCGGAGACGGAAAAGGAGTTTCGGAACGAAACAGTTTCTTCGCTCGCGCCGGCCGCCCCGCCAGAACGCGTGAGCCGCCGCTGTAGCCCCAAGAGTCAACTATCGCCGCGCCGAAACAACGCCATGCCCGAGTGCCAGAACTGCGGCGCGTTCGTCACCCAGGAGTTCGAGCGGGTCTTCGCCGGACGGGACGGCGAAGTTCACGGCTGTTTCGAGTGCAAGCAGAAGACCGCCATCAA
Protein-coding sequences here:
- a CDS encoding phosphotransferase family protein → MDERIRSVLDAAFPDREVESVEAAEPSWNDNNETVAVAFADDDADRERIYLKIAADGDASRIARERAVMEYVGTRSSVPVPTVLASETAGEVPYLATAAMDGQRRLELWYDEEADEERHARLARQIGRSLARLHELRFESHGHVVGGDADGLELETGPWTDVLVERIERMADIAGDGRFDHHFEEVVAAVEANRDLLDGAPAALVHGDPAHPNCVHAELDTGDERVGLLDWEISHVGDPARELRRTCRLQFGPLRSVGPERLVSAFHAGYRETAGSLPEGFEARRPVYDAVTFLGASGFFEKWEHRADDPTEELAAEVRAEMDRRLAAIR
- a CDS encoding DUF7563 family protein codes for the protein MPECQNCGAFVTQEFERVFAGRDGEVHGCFECKQKTAIKNGAATQS
- a CDS encoding MFS transporter, coding for MNDERLQFYALYLTRFASGFGFVTLLTLLPKYITLFGASGLVVGLFTTAFTGAQTLATIPLAWAGDRGDKRLVLVSVLGLSVVSYVAFALVSTPAAGSWQFILVRGLQGVAVTGSGLMSLALVGELSPPDGRANHIGKANAWRLAAGILGGLAAGGLYEWGERLGVDGFDVVYALLVALLVPAMVGVWYLLDEDETRVRGNPFAGLAFNRRLLTLTSFRAQYAVAVTLVRTWVPIFAGVTAAKGGLAYAPFAVGFVLAAEKVTNMLLQPFTGRLSDRVGRSLFVFVGGGLYGLVALVVPFTPEIGTALGLPATFPVFGNLSAAFLPLLACNALLGVADSVREPASMALFADEGTDDGSVASSFGIRELVWRPGSVLAPMLGGALMTANMDWVFFVGGAAAFSGVFTFLGVLSHNYGAQALTEW